The Microcystis panniformis FACHB-1757 region TGCTTCTTCTAGGGAGGCGCTCGCTTGCCGGTAAAAAACAGCGGCAATCCACACCTCATCTCGTCCTAGAATCGCTTCTAGGTCAGCGAAACTGAGGCCTTTTTCCTTCTTCGCTTCCAATAGTTTTGCGGTAATTTCGGGTATCATTGCTTATTTTTGCAGAATTTGTCTGCTTCTAGTTTACCTGAACATCAATTATATAAGTAAAAGTTATGACATTGATAAAAAAAACATTTCTTAAAACCCCTTTACATAACTATAAAAAGCCGATAGTATTAACTCATGTCAAACGACGAACCTTGACAACCTAATACATACAGAAATTATCCAACCATGACTACCACTCTACAACAGCGCGAGAGCGCTTCCCTGTGGGAGCAGTTCTGCCAGTGGATTACCAGCACCAACAACCGTTTATACATCGGTTGGTTCGGTGTCATCATGATCCCCACCCTGCTCACCGCCACCACCTGCTTCATCATCGCCTTTATCGCCGCTCCTCCTGTAGATATCGACGGTATTCGCGAGCCTGTAGCTGGTTCCCTACTCTACGGAAACAACATCATCTCTGGTGCAGTTGTTCCCTCTTCTAACGCAATTGGACTCCACTTCTACCCCATCTGGGAAGCAGCTTCCTTAGATGAGTGGTTATACAACGGTGGTCCCTACCAGTTAGTCATTTTCCACTTCTTACTAGGTGTCTTCTGCTACCTCGGTCGTCAGTGGGAACTGTCTTTCCGTTTAGGAATGCGTCCTTGGATTTGTGTAGCTTACTCTGCACCTGTATCCGCCGCAACTGCTGTATTCTTAATCTATCCCATCGGACAAGGTTCCTTCTCTGATGGTATGCCTTTAGGAATCTCTGGAACCTTCAACTTTATGTTTGTGTTCCAAGCAGAACATAACATTCTGATGCACCCCTTCCATATGTTAGGTGTTGCTGGTGTGTTCGGCGGTTCCTTGTTCAGTGCAATGCACGGTTCCCTAGTAACTTCTTCTTTAGTGCGTGAAACCACTGAAATCGAATCTCAGAACTACGGTTACAAATTCGGTCAAGAAGAAGAAACCTACAATATCGTTGCCGCTCACGGTTACTTCGGACGTTTAATCTTCCAATACGCTTCTTTCAACAACAGCCGCTCTCTGCACTTCTTCTTAGGTGCATGGCCGGTAATCGGTATCTGGTTTACGGCAATGGGTGTTAGCACCATGGCGTTTAACCTCAACGGTTTCAACTTCAACCAGTCGATTCTCGATTCTCAAGGTCGTGTAATCGGTACTTGGGCCGATGTGTTAAACCGCGCTGGTATCGGTATGGAAGTAATGCACGAGCGCAATGCACATAACTTCCCCTTAGACTTAGCTAGTGGTGAACAGGCTCCCGTAGCTCTGACTGCTCCCGCTATCAATGGTTAATTCCTAGTCTGAACGAAAAGGCACTCCCGCAAGGGGGTGCTTTTTTGTTGTTAGAATAGAAGGTGGTTTTTTGAGAGGTTGAATTATGATCAGTTTAGAACAAGCTTTAAATACTGTTGAGCAACTATCTTTAGAACAACAGGAAATGTTATTAGAAATTTTACAAAATCGTTTACTTGATATTCGCCGTCAAGAAATTGCTAGGGATGCTAGGGAGTCAATTAATGCTTTTCATCAAAGAGAATTTAAACCTCAACCCCTAGAAATTGTTCTGAGAGAATTGAGAGAAACTTTGGAATAGATATTATGAGAGAACTGGTTTTAACGCCTAAATTTAAGCGGACTTTCCGTAAGTTTGTTCTCAGAAATCCTCAGCGACAGAAAGCGATTGAGAAAACATTGGCACAAATGAGGGAAGATATTTATTTTTTGAGCTTGGGAACTCATTCATTAAGAGGGGAATTATCGGGACTTAAAGCTTGTTCTTGTGGTTATGATTGTCGGATTATTTTTTCTATAAAAATTGAGCCAGACACCCAGGAGGAAGTTATCATTTTACTTGACATTGGTACTCATGATGAAGTGTATTGATAAAATAGGAAAAACTAGAAAGCGCTCCTGCGGGTTTCTGCGTTGCGGTACACATATATTTATAATAAGATAAATTTGGCTCTCTTAGGTTTGGTGGGTAAAATGTATTCTAAGATACAGTCCTGGTGACGAGCGAGTGGAGCAAACCACAAAGACACAAAGGACACAAAGATTGATCGCTCCTATATAAGTTAAACTGATCACACAAAGAATAAGAGATCCCAGGTTTTGATCGAGAGTTAAGAGGTAAAATGATGACTTTGCAAGAAATGATCAAATCTTTTGAGAATTTATCAGAGGATGAACAGGAGTCATTGTTAGAGATTTTGTGTCAATATAGAGCTAAAGCAAGAGAAAGAGAAATTTTAGCTAATTTTAAGGAATTGAAAGATGCGATCGCTACTGGAACGGCCAGAAGGGGAACCGTAGAAGATTTGATTGCTGATTTGAATGAGGATTAACCATGGATCTAATATGGAGTGATGGGTTTAAGCGTTCGTTTAAGAAGCTAATCAAGAAAAATCCCCAGTTAAAACCTCAAATTTTCGATGTACTTAGAAAACTGGCAGAAAACCCATTTACACTGTCTTTAAAAACCCATAAGTTAAGTGGTAATTTAGAAGGGTTATGGTCTTGTACTGTAGCTTACGATTGTCGAATTATTTTTAGTTTTTCGGAAGATGGAGAATATTTAGAAGTTATCATCTTGTTAATTGATATTGGTAGTCACGATCAGGTGTATAGAAAATAGGAAAAACTAGAAAGCGATCCTGCGGGTTTCTGCGTTGCGGTACACATATATTTATAATAAGATAAATTTTTCCTAATCGTTAGGATTTCTTTTAAGATAGGATCTAAACACAGGATTAATGGGAAAATAGGACGAGGTTTCTGATGGTAATTTATCCAGTAAACAGCGTCTCATTAATGACTGAATAGCTGCCCAAAATTCAGAAGTAGATAAGTCAAGATTAGCAGTTTTGGGAACCTTTTCTACCGCTTCAGTTTGATTAGCTAACCAGTGTATCACCTTTTTTTCTGTTGCGGATAAACGCTGTAAATGACATTCGATCGAGTCTTCTATATCTCCTAAATAAATTTCATTTTTCATTTGTTCTAAAAATAAGGACACTTCTCCATCAAATAGCTCAATAATGGTTGAGGAGATGATATTTAACCAGTTAGGATGACCTTGATAAAGTTCCCTCAGTTCCGTCCATTTCTCCTCACTTTTTAAACCGTATTCTTTGAAGATTTCTTCAAATTCTGTTGTTAAACCTTGCAGGTATAAAGTTTTAATTTTATCGGATTTTAAGGTGACAAAATCTCTGGGAAGTTCCCAACTAATTAAAATCAAACAACTTTGATGAGATGTGGTAGCAATTTGATGAAAAAATTTATGATAATCCTGACAGTCGGGTAAATATTTACCTGCTAATTCCCCCGGTTTAAAAATATTCTGCACATCATCAAGAATAATTAAACAACGATAGGAGCTTAGATAATCTATTATATCAGGTAAGGGGGTTGATAGAGATTGGGCGAAAAACTGTTTTAGATCATCTTTGAGAGCGATTAATTGAGGAATATTTTCCAGACTGCGATAAATAATATAATCAAATTGTGGGGCAATTTCTGAAATTAATTTAAGGGTTAAAGCTGTTTTTCCAATTCCACTTAACCCATAAATGGTAATTAATCGAGTTTTATTATCTAGCCATTCTTTTAAGGTTGATATTTCTAACTTACGTCCACAGTTATACCTTAATTCAGGAGCTTTTGTTAAGTCAATTATGGGGGATTGATCGTCATTGCGTAAAAAACTTTTTGTTTTTTTTCCATTATTAATTGTTTGTAAAGATTGATCACAAATATGAATATTTCCTTGATTAACTTGTAAACAATGACCAAAATTAGAAGTTTGAGAAACCCGATATTTTCTTTCTAACTTGGATCGTAAATTATCTTTATTAACATCTTCGTCTAATACCTTACCCAACTTTTTCCATAAGTTAGCAGCCTCTTTTTTAATATGAGATTCACTACAACCATTAAAAGATTGAGCAATTTGCCAATATTTTTGACCTTGCCAAACCCCTGTCAAGATTGCTTCTTGTACTGGTGTCAGATGAGACGCCACTTTCTCAAACATTAAATCATCAACATATTGCAAAACTTGGTCAATATTATTCATTTCTGGTTAAAAAATTAGAGGGTTAATCCAATATATTATACCAAACGGAACTAAGACTGTACCATAACCTACCTATAAATTGTGTACCAAAGCCTACTTTGGTACTAAAATCAAACGCTACAATACTGAGATGTTAGGTAAATCAAGCTAATTAGTCCTATTTGCTTGCTAGATTGTCATCATAGCCCATTTTGCGGTGACATGATCATCTTTTCCCTTTCAAAAATCAATGAAGTAATCTTTAAGTTATGTATCAAGAACAACTGAGTAGCGCCAAGCCTGGATTTATCCTGATTATGATTGATCAGTCAGCTTCAATGTCAGATAAATACGCCAATTCAGATAAAGCAGATTTTGCCGCAAAAGCCGTTAATCGAGTCATCGGAGAAATTATTACAGCTTGTTCATCGGGTAATGAGATTAAAGACAGATGTTTTGTGGCGGCGGTTGGCTATGGAGCAAGTATTAATGTACTATTTCTAGATAAAGCCTCAGATTTGGCTAAAAATCCCAATACAACAACCCTTAAGAAAAAAGTCTCTGATGGTGCAGGTGGGTTGGTTGAAGTGGATGAAGTAATGCGA contains the following coding sequences:
- a CDS encoding AAA family ATPase, which produces MNNIDQVLQYVDDLMFEKVASHLTPVQEAILTGVWQGQKYWQIAQSFNGCSESHIKKEAANLWKKLGKVLDEDVNKDNLRSKLERKYRVSQTSNFGHCLQVNQGNIHICDQSLQTINNGKKTKSFLRNDDQSPIIDLTKAPELRYNCGRKLEISTLKEWLDNKTRLITIYGLSGIGKTALTLKLISEIAPQFDYIIYRSLENIPQLIALKDDLKQFFAQSLSTPLPDIIDYLSSYRCLIILDDVQNIFKPGELAGKYLPDCQDYHKFFHQIATTSHQSCLILISWELPRDFVTLKSDKIKTLYLQGLTTEFEEIFKEYGLKSEEKWTELRELYQGHPNWLNIISSTIIELFDGEVSLFLEQMKNEIYLGDIEDSIECHLQRLSATEKKVIHWLANQTEAVEKVPKTANLDLSTSEFWAAIQSLMRRCLLDKLPSETSSYFPINPVFRSYLKRNPND
- a CDS encoding type II toxin-antitoxin system RelE/ParE family toxin; the protein is MDLIWSDGFKRSFKKLIKKNPQLKPQIFDVLRKLAENPFTLSLKTHKLSGNLEGLWSCTVAYDCRIIFSFSEDGEYLEVIILLIDIGSHDQVYRK
- a CDS encoding type II toxin-antitoxin system RelE/ParE family toxin, producing the protein MRELVLTPKFKRTFRKFVLRNPQRQKAIEKTLAQMREDIYFLSLGTHSLRGELSGLKACSCGYDCRIIFSIKIEPDTQEEVIILLDIGTHDEVY
- the psbA gene encoding photosystem II q(b) protein, which codes for MTTTLQQRESASLWEQFCQWITSTNNRLYIGWFGVIMIPTLLTATTCFIIAFIAAPPVDIDGIREPVAGSLLYGNNIISGAVVPSSNAIGLHFYPIWEAASLDEWLYNGGPYQLVIFHFLLGVFCYLGRQWELSFRLGMRPWICVAYSAPVSAATAVFLIYPIGQGSFSDGMPLGISGTFNFMFVFQAEHNILMHPFHMLGVAGVFGGSLFSAMHGSLVTSSLVRETTEIESQNYGYKFGQEEETYNIVAAHGYFGRLIFQYASFNNSRSLHFFLGAWPVIGIWFTAMGVSTMAFNLNGFNFNQSILDSQGRVIGTWADVLNRAGIGMEVMHERNAHNFPLDLASGEQAPVALTAPAING